In Exiguobacterium sp. 9-2, the genomic window GATGAACGATTAGAGAAGCTTCTCGAAGAAGCCAAACAAGAGCAGACACCGCTCTCCTTAATACTGATTGATGTCGATGCCTTCAAGTCCTACAATGACACGTATGGTCACTTAAAAGGGGATGAATGTTTGAAGGAAGTGGCTCGCGTCTTAAAACGGCAGGCTCGGCATGGACAAGTCGCACGATACGGAGGAGAGGAGTTCACGGTTTTACTGACGCGTGGCATAGAAGAAACCCGTCATATCGCAGAACGGATTCGACAGGACATTCTTGATTTGAACATCACACACGAGCAGTACGAACCCCTTTGCCGGGTCAGCGTCAGTCTTGGCTTGACGTCACTTGTACCCGAAGAACAGACGACAGAGAAGGAAATCATCGACCAAGCCGATCAAGCACTGTATCGAGCGAAAGAGAACGGACGGAATCAGATTGGGGACTTGGCAGGGTGAATACGATAAAATCCCCCGCGTGAGTGTTTGCTTCTCACACGGGGGATTTTTCATTTCATTGTAAGATGACGCAATACGATCGATCGGAAATGAGAGGCGCCGATATGACATAAACCGTCCTGACAGGTTCACCACCGACACGCGCATTAAGTTGTGTGAGCTGGGAACGAATCTTACGGCTTAAGCCATATCGTAATTCAGTACTGAGCTCATCAACATCTTCCTGTACGTGCAAGAGAAGTTGGAACGGTTCAAGCGAAAAGATTGAAAAATCACAGGAAATCCGCGGATCCTCGAATTTTTCATTCAATTCCTTCTTAATGTAATAGGCTTCTTGTGCACTAATCAACTTTTCTCACCTCACTCTCCTGATAAATCAGCTCTTTCTCTACTATAGTCTATATTACCCATTTTTCTGGCAAATAATCGTCTGATTTTGAAAAAAAGTCAATCCGAATTTTGAAATCATCCAAAATCTATTTTCAAGAAATCCTCTTAAACTCCGCCAAAAAAACGCCAAGCTTCAATGAGCAAGGCGGAAGGAGAGAAAAATTCAAGATATCGAAGACTGGACATGGCATTTCTTTAAATATTGTTCCATAGCTTGGACGAAAAAGGTCAGTTGATGAGTGGAGATGACGGGTACCTTTCCGTACCGCACTTCAAAATAAAGCGGATCAACAGGTGACGGAAAAGCGATTCGCTCGAACCATTCCGTCACGGTCTCATGTGTCCTGCGCTGTAATGAAAACGGAAGTTGCTCATTAAAACGAACGAGTTGTTTTCGAATCGAGTCAGCAGGTAGGTCTTTTGTCTCGTAAACGAAAATCGGGAAGCGTGGTGGAAGTACATGACCCGATTCATCTAGTCGCGGACGACGCAACCACTGGAGATAGTGCCATAAAAACCAGCTACAAAACAGGAGAACGAGACATAAGATGAGAAGATAAGGAGGTGTCGTCACCGAAGAGTCAAAACCGGTCCGGAACCAAGGAGTAGGAGGATCGGCTTCACTAATCGTGACAGTACTTCCGTCTCCGCCGTATGAGGTTCCTTCCTCGACTGCACTAAACATCGATGCTTTCGGACCACAGCGATCAATGCAGTATGTATTTGTTGCTGGATCGATTCGTCCAAGTAGTGACGTGTAGAATGACGGGACGAATTGTTGGATGGCAAGCAGTAGAAGACAGACGATTGGAATAAGAAGCAACAGGCGAGTGCGGAGCGTTTGCACGATAGGGACACCTCCTTTGACGAGTACGTTTAACAGACGTTCGCTACACAGTATAGCAAAAGTGGAGATAGAATATTTTGATTTTTTCAAAAAATAGTCATTGATTTAGAAAGGAATGAATAGTATGGATTTACGATTGAGTTACCAAAAAACGACAAAACGATTGGATGGACACGGAAGTCGAACCATCGGAATATTACAAGAAGCGTTGCAAACCGTTTCTGCCGATCAACCAAGCGATATGTATGGAAACGGCGAATTGATTAAAACGTTCGAACGTAAGATAGCAGACTTACTCGGGCACGACGATGCGATCTTTTTTCCGAGCGGTACGATGGCGCAACAAATTGCGTTACGGATCTGGTCTGATGAACGGAATAATCGTAAGGTTGCCTACCATCCCCTTTGTCACCTCGAGATTCATGAGCAGGATGGGTTGAAGGAATTACACGGGATTAAACCAGTACTAGTCGGAGAAGTCGATCGCTTAATGACGATAGACGACGTCAAAGCCTTGCCGGACGTCAGCTGCCTGTTACTCGAACTGCCACAACGCGAACTCGGCGGACTGCTTCCGTCGCGTGAGGAACTTGAAATCATTTGCGCATATGCACGGGAACAAGGAATTCGTTTGCACTTGGATGGGGCACGCCTACTTGAAATCTTACCGTACTATGAGGCATCGGCAAAAGAAATCGCAGAGTTATTTGACAGTGTCTATATCTCTTTTTATAAAGGTCTTGGCGGCGTCGCAGGAGCGATCTTAGCCGGACCGGAAGCATTTTGTCGCGAGGCTCGCATCTGGAAACGTCGCTATGGCGGTGATTTGATTAGTCTCTATCCGTATATTCTATCCGCGGATCATTATTATGAACAACGAAAAGACCGGATGGCGGAGTACTATGTAGCCGCAAAAGCACTAGCGAGCAGCTTGAATGCGATACCAGGCATCTCGACTCGTCCCCTTGAGCCGGTCTCAAACATGTTTCATCTTTACTTTGAGGCAGATAAAGCAGTCGTCGAGGAAAAATTGATTGAAATCCAGTTGCACGGAAAAGTTGGTATCGCCGGCTATCTTGTCAAGAAAGAAAAAGGCTGCGCAACGGAAATCAATATCGGCGATAGTTTTCTTGCATTGACGACTGACGAACGCGAAAGCGTCTTTCGTCAATTGACGGAGGCGTTCTCAGAGGATTGAATGACATCAGGAGCGGGAATCGTAGGATGGAGGCGACGATAGGTGTCGACTTTTTC contains:
- a CDS encoding threonine aldolase family protein, which encodes MDLRLSYQKTTKRLDGHGSRTIGILQEALQTVSADQPSDMYGNGELIKTFERKIADLLGHDDAIFFPSGTMAQQIALRIWSDERNNRKVAYHPLCHLEIHEQDGLKELHGIKPVLVGEVDRLMTIDDVKALPDVSCLLLELPQRELGGLLPSREELEIICAYAREQGIRLHLDGARLLEILPYYEASAKEIAELFDSVYISFYKGLGGVAGAILAGPEAFCREARIWKRRYGGDLISLYPYILSADHYYEQRKDRMAEYYVAAKALASSLNAIPGISTRPLEPVSNMFHLYFEADKAVVEEKLIEIQLHGKVGIAGYLVKKEKGCATEINIGDSFLALTTDERESVFRQLTEAFSED